A DNA window from Gopherus evgoodei ecotype Sinaloan lineage chromosome 22, rGopEvg1_v1.p, whole genome shotgun sequence contains the following coding sequences:
- the NDUFA13 gene encoding LOW QUALITY PROTEIN: NADH dehydrogenase [ubiquinone] 1 alpha subcomplex subunit 13 (The sequence of the model RefSeq protein was modified relative to this genomic sequence to represent the inferred CDS: inserted 2 bases in 2 codons) yields MAAVVKVKQDMXPPGGYGPIDYKRHLPXRGLSGYSLFAIGIGSLLVGYYNLIKWNRERRRLQIEEMETRIALFPLLQAESDRRTLRLLRENLEEEAKIMKDVPGWKVGESVFHTDRWVPPTSDELYYLRPVSELHNEKFGLQWYV; encoded by the exons atggCGGCGGTGGTGAAGGTGAAGCAGGACA CCCCCCCGGGGGGCTACGGGCCCATCGACTACAAGCGGCACCTGC GCCGGGGGCTCTCGG GTTATAGCCTGTTTGCCATTGGCATTGGCAGCCTGCTCGTGGGTTACTACAACCTGATCAAGTGGAACAGAGAGAGGAG GCGACTGCAGATTGAGGAGATGGAAACCCGTATTGCTTTGTTTCCCCTTCTGCAAGCAGAGTCAGATCGAAG gACCCTGCGGCTCTTACGGGAGAATCTTGAGGAGGAGGCCAAAATCATGAAAGATGTTCCTGGGTGGAAG GTGGGGGAGTCTGTATTCCACACTGACCGCTGGGTTCCGCCAACATCAGATGAGCTGTATTACCTCAGGCCTGTGAGTGAGCTGCACAACGAGAAGTTTGGCTTGCAGTGGTATGTCTGA